In Deltaproteobacteria bacterium, the genomic stretch GCTATAAACGGAGATCCTACGCACCTCCACCAGATTCTAATGAATCTATGCGTAAACGCTCGTGATGCTATGTCAAACGGCGGTATTTTAAGTATCACCGCTGAAAACCTGTCAATTGATGAAAGCTATGCGCAGACGAGTATAGACGCTAAAGTTGGTCCGTACATTGTTATTACCGTCTCCGATAATGGTACCGGTATCCCTCCTGCGATTCTGGACAGAATTTTCGAGCCTTTTTTTACGACAAAAAAAGCGGATGAAGGTACGGGTCTTGGTCTTTCGACAGCGTTTGGAATTGTAAAAAGCCACGGCGGATTTATTAATGTGTATAGTGAATTAGGAAGAGGAACGAAATTTAAGGTTCATTTGCCGGCTGTTGAAACGCCCGACAAGCGGAAAACGGAAGATAAGCAAGTTGAATTACCTATGGGACATGAAGAATTGGTGCTGGTTGTTGACGATGAGGTTTCAATTCGCAAGATTGCCAAAGCAATACTGGAAACATGCTGCTATAGAGCAATCACAGCAAATGATGGAGTTGAAGCCGTGGCTTTATACAAACAAAACAAGGAAGAAATCAGAGTTGTTGTGGTAGATATGATGATGCCCGTTATGGATGGTCGGTCGGTCATTCGAGAGCTGAATAGAATTAACCCGGGGGTTAAAATTATCGCTGCCAGTGGATTAAAAGAGCAATACAATCTTGCTGAAGAGACCGGCGCCGAAATATCCGCTTTTTTATCAAAGCCTTACACGGCGGAAACACTTTTACAAACTCTACATGAAACCCTCAATGCAAACACAGATACAGTTTAGCCCGGATTTATTACCTGCCTCCAAAAGCCCTTCCTGTATCACCAATATTTCAGTGCCCTCCGGCACGTTAACACTATTGCTGATCCGGGGCTCATAAAAACATAGGGTATAGTTATAATATTACTATAAAGCGAGGATTAACGATGAAATATAACCATGTGTTCTTGATTGCACTTCTTACGCTTTTTATAACCCCGCAAACCCCTGTTACCGCCGATCCCGAAAATAAAACAAACGAAGAAGCGGAGGTAAGCAAAGACGATGTCGTAATCGGCAAGGAGGGAGATGACAGGATAAATACGGGCGATGGCAACGACAACATTGCCGGAAAAGGGGGAGACGATTTTATAGAAGCGGGTGAGGGAGATGACCTGATTTCGGGCGGCGAGGGGGACGATAAAATTCTGGGCGGTCCCGGTGATGATTATATCATTGGCGGGGACGGCAACGATACTGTTGACGACGGGGCCGGTAACGATTTCATTAACCTCGGAGATGGTAACGACACCTTTGTGTACAATGTCAAAAACAATCTCGAATTTACGGATTACGCAGTCGGCGGGGAAGGGGATGATACGCTTGTAATCGTGAAGGAAGATATTGATGAGCTCATGAAAAACGAAATCATCAAGTACTATGAGAAGCAAAAAATGGTAGGCGCCGACATTGTCCATATGGGCAAATTCGACATTTCTTTGGGAGTAAGTCAGTTTGAACATGTGGTAGTTGCGACCAGTTTTTCATTTTAGCAGCGCCGCTTGAAAGAGGACTCTTTAATAAATAGGAACCAATCCTCTCTCATCTTTTTAACCCGTAGATCCGAATGCCTGTTTACAGTGTGCTGGCGCCCTCTCAATCCTGAACCCCATATTTAAACCCCACACAATAGCTATCACAGTCATCCGCTTTATATAAATCAACGATGCTTGCAAGAATTTCTAAGCGCCTTCCTCAATTTCAAATTTTGTGATAGCGAGAGAAAGCAGACTTTAAGCAGTTTCCACTTTTTAATCGACACCTCACCAGTCAGCCGGGGAAGATGGGTTACAGCTACCTCTTTGACACGATAACCTTTCCACCTCGCCGTGACAGCCAGCATAATGGAAGGTGCGAATGCATCGGGATCGATCGCATTAAAACACTCATCCAGACAGTCTTTTCGCACGATCCTGAAAGGACTATTAGCATCTCTAATATTGAAACCGAATAAGAACATGTTGGATAGCCTCAAGATATTGGTAATGAGCAGACGAGGGATTGGGTCGTGGCGTACTGCTCTATAGCCGATTACAAGATCGTTACCCTCTGATTCTCTATAGAGCTTCCAAAAATCTTTTGGATCAAATTGATAATCGCTGTCCGTATGAAAAATTAAGTCGCGCTTGGCGTTTTCATACGCAAGACGAAGCGCTTTACCATGGCCGGAGTTCTTCTCAGTTTGTAGAATCTTCACTCCTTCCAACTCACGAGCCAGATTTCTCAAAATTACCGGAGTGCTATCTGTTGAGCAGTCATTTACCACAACCATTTCAGAGCCGGGAAGCTGTCTAACAATTTCCGCATGGTAGTCGCGGACAACCTTCTCTATTACCCCTTCTTCATTAAAAACCGGCATCACAATCGAAACCGGGATTCTTTTTTGAGTCAGGTTACACAATTTAAATTTCTCATGAAGCGAGGGTTTATTATTATGTTTTTTTATAACACCTCTGAGAATTACAATTTCTGAAATCGGGGAAAAATATGCTTATACAGCCCAACCAGGTCATACTGTGTGAACAAACTTCGAGATACAGCAAACTAATTTGCTTCGTCAAATGCAAAATCTTCCTTTTTATGTGTAGCTAGACCTATCTGTTCAGTACCGCCGCGCCGGCCATTATACCAGAGATACCAAAGGTTATCGCTCTTAATTGCAAAGGGTTTATAGACCGCATCGCTATCCCAAGCCCTATAACCACCCTGTTTGATAATAGGGTTTGCCGGGTGTCTTTCCCAATTATCTATTCCATCAGGCGAACGCGCAAGACCTATCATAGCGTGGTCAATGTCTTTAAAGCCGATGTAAAACATTATATACCATCCATCGAGCTGGAGTATCTGTCCTCCGGTAACTTTGTAACTATCCCATCCGAAGCCCTCGGATGGCAGAAATATAGGTTCCGGGTACTTTATCCATGTATATTCATCGGTGCCTGTAGCATATCCTATCGCATCCGGTTCATACTGCTCACCACCTGAGTACCACATTTTGAATATCTGCTCTTTTTCATCCCAGAGGACATGTGGACCCATAACGGCGACCTTTTCCCATGGCCGGTCTGGAGAGAGTACGGGTTTATCACTACCCCTCGTCCATTTTATACCGTCCGGACTAACTGCATACCCAATGTATGAGTTATTATCAGTTTGCCCCGTATACCACATATGGTACTTATCGGAATGTTTCAAAATTACTGGTCGATTCACCTTATTCTCCCATCCTGAAGTCTTATTCGGTCTGAGCACAATTACCGGTTCACTCCAGTGTACGCCGTCTTTACTCTCGGTCAGAGCTATACTGTCCTTCGGGCGCCATGAAAACCACATACGGTATAGATTTCCCTCCTTCAAAACAGAAACGTCAAACACTGTGCCCAGTTTTCCTCCGAGCACAGGGTTTCTCTTAAACTTTATCCAGCCGCCATTTGTTTCCTGCATATATACACCAAGGATAAACAAACAAATTATCAATATTACCAATACAAGAGAAGTAACTATGTATTTAATCGTGCTCATCTCATGGAAGTACCTTGCATATATTGCGGATTTGTGAATTATTAACCCGGCATTATCAGACCGAAGTTTTTATAGAAAACGAATGAAATTGAATTATTTACACTATTACCTCATAATTCAGATTCCAAACAATGAAGGTCCCAATGAATTACACAAATTATAAATTGAAAATCTATAAGAAATTATTGTGCAAATGAAAAAATTTGCAAGAGACCAATCAATCTATATTTTCCTGCTATTTGTAATTTTAGTCCTGATAGTAGGAACTTTCTTTTTCCCAACTAATGAAAATCTGCCCAATCGAGACTCGGGTGTATTTCTATATGTAGGACAACAGATTCTTGACGGCAGCATCCCCTATCGCGACATCTGGGATCATAAAGGACCCGTAATTTATTACGTTAATGCACTTGGATTATTTATAGGCCAGGGGTCTCAATGGGGGGTGCTGTTGGTAGAGCTATTTTCGCTCTTTATTGCTGTTTCTTTGGGATATATAGTTATGAGCAAATCATTTGGAAGAATACCGGCGGTTTTTGCTTCTATAACGTGGCTCCTGGCTATAGTTTACTTAATTTATGACGACGGTATTAGAGAAAAAAGCGGTGGAAACTTAACAGAAGAATATAGCCTTCCTCTCAGTTTTGCTACTTTATACTTTTTTTGGCGATCAAGAAATTCAAGCTCGAATCTATTTTATATTTTCCTCATAGGATCGATATTCTCGATTTCGTTTTTGTTGAGACCAAATAACACGGGAATGCAAATTTCCGCTGCATTGTTTATTTTTTTTGCGGGAGTTTTAAGCCATCGAAAATATGACCTTATTAAGCAAATTCTGGCTTTTATACTCGGTTCAACTGTTATTCTGATACCCGTTTTATTCTACTTCGAATGGAATAATGCTCTCAATGATTTTTTTGACTTATTTCTGAGATATAACCTTATTCATTCCACATCCAGTTTAAGAGATAAAATAGTCTCGATATATTACGGACTCTTATTGCTTTCTCCATCCGGTCTTCCGCTAATAGCATTGGTTACTTGGATTGTCGGAATTTTTAGTATAGGAGGCGGGCT encodes the following:
- a CDS encoding calcium-binding protein, coding for MKYNHVFLIALLTLFITPQTPVTADPENKTNEEAEVSKDDVVIGKEGDDRINTGDGNDNIAGKGGDDFIEAGEGDDLISGGEGDDKILGGPGDDYIIGGDGNDTVDDGAGNDFINLGDGNDTFVYNVKNNLEFTDYAVGGEGDDTLVIVKEDIDELMKNEIIKYYEKQKMVGADIVHMGKFDISLGVSQFEHVVVATSFSF
- a CDS encoding glycosyltransferase family 2 protein, with amino-acid sequence MCNLTQKRIPVSIVMPVFNEEGVIEKVVRDYHAEIVRQLPGSEMVVVNDCSTDSTPVILRNLARELEGVKILQTEKNSGHGKALRLAYENAKRDLIFHTDSDYQFDPKDFWKLYRESEGNDLVIGYRAVRHDPIPRLLITNILRLSNMFLFGFNIRDANSPFRIVRKDCLDECFNAIDPDAFAPSIMLAVTARWKGYRVKEVAVTHLPRLTGEVSIKKWKLLKVCFLSLSQNLKLRKALRNSCKHR
- a CDS encoding family 43 glycosylhydrolase produces the protein MSTIKYIVTSLVLVILIICLFILGVYMQETNGGWIKFKRNPVLGGKLGTVFDVSVLKEGNLYRMWFSWRPKDSIALTESKDGVHWSEPVIVLRPNKTSGWENKVNRPVILKHSDKYHMWYTGQTDNNSYIGYAVSPDGIKWTRGSDKPVLSPDRPWEKVAVMGPHVLWDEKEQIFKMWYSGGEQYEPDAIGYATGTDEYTWIKYPEPIFLPSEGFGWDSYKVTGGQILQLDGWYIMFYIGFKDIDHAMIGLARSPDGIDNWERHPANPIIKQGGYRAWDSDAVYKPFAIKSDNLWYLWYNGRRGGTEQIGLATHKKEDFAFDEAN
- a CDS encoding glycosyltransferase family 39 protein gives rise to the protein MKKFARDQSIYIFLLFVILVLIVGTFFFPTNENLPNRDSGVFLYVGQQILDGSIPYRDIWDHKGPVIYYVNALGLFIGQGSQWGVLLVELFSLFIAVSLGYIVMSKSFGRIPAVFASITWLLAIVYLIYDDGIREKSGGNLTEEYSLPLSFATLYFFWRSRNSSSNLFYIFLIGSIFSISFLLRPNNTGMQISAALFIFFAGVLSHRKYDLIKQILAFILGSTVILIPVLFYFEWNNALNDFFDLFLRYNLIHSTSSLRDKIVSIYYGLLLLSPSGLPLIALVTWIVGIFSIGGGLKLQKSQRDLICLGLIGMPVEFILAALSGRQYNHYYICWLPIFAILTSFFIFSIITQFSSIKINIFKRAVSLNYLWTFAFLIAMSGLTCVKIYSNFEDLILSNKQKLNPGIEKIRKYTKDENYLLMWGAESSVNYVTEIKAPTRYVYQYPLYTCGYYTEEMINEFLDDIAQKKPLIVDTSMTNELIPPIDDNERKQWINAGGNTRDCLLSPKMDDVFKFINSRYEPVDVISKNGWTLYKYRDNK